One Papaver somniferum cultivar HN1 chromosome 10, ASM357369v1, whole genome shotgun sequence genomic window carries:
- the LOC113316899 gene encoding histone H2B.3-like, with protein MAPKAEKKPAEKKPAEKKPAEEKKAEKAPAEKKPRAEKKLPSKDASTTDKKKKKSKKSIETYKIYIFKVLKQVHPDIGISSKAMGIMNSFINDIFEKLAAESSRLARYNKKPTITSREIQTAVRLVLPGELAKHAVSEGTKAVTKFTSS; from the coding sequence ATGGCACCCAAAGCAGAGAAGAAACCAGCAGAGAAGAAGCCAGCTGAAAAGAAACCCGCCGAGGAAAAGAAAGCTGAGAAAGCGCCAGCAGAGAAGAAACCCAGAGCCGAGAAGAAGTTACCAAGCAAAGATGCTTCAACaacagataagaagaagaagaaatcaaagaaatcaattgAGACTTACAAGATCTACATCTTCAAGGTTCTGAAACAAGTTCATCCTGATATTGGTATTTCAAGTAAAGCTATGGGTATCATGAACAGTTTCATTAATGATATATTTGAGAAACTTGCTGCTGAATCATCTAGATTAGCAAGGTACAACAAGAAACCAACTATTACTTCTCGAGAGATTCAAACTGCTGTTCGTCTTGTTCTTCCTGGTGAATTGGCTAAACATGCTGTTTCTGAGGGTACCAAAGCTGTTACTAAGTTTACTAGTTCTTAA